In Brassica napus cultivar Da-Ae chromosome C2, Da-Ae, whole genome shotgun sequence, the sequence ACCTGACAatgtcaaaaaacaaaaacaaccaaagCATACTActaatctcaaaaaaaaaagaatgaagtaCGATGATATCTTAAACTAGCATGCATGATTGATCAGAGAGTTACGTAAGTGATGTCAAAAAGCTCCAAATCAATATCTTTAGGGCGGATAAGACCAAGTGCTCTGTGGAAGACTATCGTATGTAGAATGCCTGCCCGGCCCATCCATccatcaataaataaataaaaaaagatatgaTCTGATCAGACCTCTAAAAACTGGCATCTGAATAAtctcaaaacttaaaaacatgATGAGGTTTGATCAGTAGTacgtagtagtagtagtaggaTCATCCAATCAGCTAACTGAGTGAGAGCACATGAATCAAAAACCTACCTACTTCCTCCTATAACTAAACTTACAGCGTAGAACCTCTCGTATCTCGAATGATTCCACTTCCTGCACGAAACCAAATAGAAACACGAGACTCATCTCTCTCTAGCAAATAACAAGAAGAAGAGGGAGGAGGATTTTGATACCAGTTCCTTCAGCTGACAAACTTGGCAATTCATTTTTGAAACTCTCCGATCCAAAGCAGCGATTGAGTTTTATGATCGTCCAAACGTACAAGAAACTGCttccttttatttatatataccaAACCCTCTTAGACTTCATCCCCTAGTCAAACTTTCTTTTTCAAAGCTCTGTTTTGGGTATGGACATCTCTTCTATTAGGCTTTTTTAGGCCCACTATCTCTCAAAAatgtctgttttttttcttaacacacacccatttttagttttagttttctcCTTGGAAAGTTGTTTGATTGCTAGTATATCTTccattaccaaaaaaaaaaaagatgttttaAATGATTTGCATTAGTTTTGTTGTCAACCGTCTGAAAACactttacatattataaatagCACACTATCTTTCTGTTCTTGTGGTATCATACATAATAATCTTATAACATGAAGAAAATGCATCATCCCCAGTGGGTATTGTTCAGTGTCAGAGCATATAGATATAACATTTTTGCGAGAATTGTAGCATCTATCCCAAAAGTTACAGTTGATTTTTTGGTAATACAGAAAGATATTtggattatataaagaaaaaacaagttGACTGGagttatacaaaatatttatttatttttaaacctCCAATCTGAAGAAACAACCTACTTAAAAGGCATTAAACTTCTCTCTCCCTCCCTGCGGTGTTTAACACATTACAAATGTAAAAAAACCAGCCATACTCTCATGACCAGAAATAACAAAACCATTAACCCTCAAACAAACACATGATCaacttaaataataaaaaaaagagcaGATGAAGTAAAAACTTGTATAAAATGATCACTCTAAAGGTGTCTTCCAACAGCTTTGCCACAGCGAAGAAGATTATCTGGAGGATTGTACTCATTGGCAAGACTCTTCACTGGATCCCACACTTTTAGATAAAACTGTTGTCCCAGATATTGTCTGTCCCATCTAGCTGATCTCATACTCCACATCCCTTGATTGTCCAAAGACACCAATATTGTTGTCCAAGCGTTTGGGTACACCTGCCCATTTTTATATATGCACAATCAACAACATGGGAAACACCTCAAAGTTTTGGTTTAATTATGACAGCTCTACCTGAGTTGTGTGTCTTGTAAGAGCATCAGCAAGATTGTAAAGTCTTCTCTTGGCAGGAGTCCATTGTCCAGAACCAAATCTACGTGTGtcataacaaaagaaaacagtTGGAGAAACTCTGTCTTAACTTGAGAGTCAAAAAGCAACAAGCACCaatgcaagaagaagaagaggaaacagGAAGACTCACCCAACGACCCAAAAGTCATAACCGTCAAGGTGCCAAGACTGCACTGACTTCTCATTGTTCTGAAACACAATTTCAAGAAAATCATGGAGAGATGCTTGAACAACCGACGTCGCAACAGTCACACGCGAGTTAGAGGGGAAGCTCTGAATAGCATTCGTGCTGAACACTCCTGCGATGTTGAAGTGGTCAGCGAGTTTCACAGGCGTCTCTGAGTTCACATAAGAGACTCCGTTGACCGCATAGCGTTGCTTCCCGTTGATCAAAGGAGCTGAGTTCGAGAAAACAAACGACTTGGTCGGTTTGATTTTCCCATAGTGGAATGATCCTTGAGGGTTTGGCCTAGCTGCATTAGCCGTTAAGTTCCACCTGAATGTTCTGGCTTGTCTCATGGACCAAATAAGCTCTccaggaggaagaggaggaggagcacCAGAAGCTGGGACTCGGGAGTTTGAATAGCGCAACAGACCAGTAAAGTTAAGCTTCCTTCTCAGGAACCGGGTGCTTGCAACGATGTAATAATCTTTAGGAGGTTGGTTTAAGGTcacaagaagagagagagactggCCAACGTGAACGTCAAGAGACTCATAATCGTTTTGAATCACGTGAGAGCCTTCGACTTCGACTACTTTCATCTTATGTCCTTGGATTCTGAAATTGAAAGTGCTCGATAACCCAACATTGGAGATTCTCAACATGTAAGTCTTCCCTGAAAGATTTTAAGACACATGACGTAAAGGAcaagaaacagttttttttttttaagacagcTGAGAGGTTTTATAAACTCACCTTGGTCGCCTGTGAATGAAGTTTGGGTTTGTCCGTTTATGAGCATACCGTCTGGAAATGGAAGGACCCCACCAGAGTCCAAACGCTGTTGGAGCGTTTTGTGGTTGGTTTTAAACCAATCACCGATGAGTAGAGTGAAGTCTGAGACTGGGAGAGGGTAAGGGATTGGGATCCTAGGCCTTGCATAGACGTTGATAGCTCCGAATCCACCGGCCGCTTTGTGAAAGGCTGTGGAAGGGAAGTAGTTGTAAGTTCCGATCTGATCTTTGGTTTGGAACTTGTAAGTGAAGTTTGAGTTCGGTGGGATTGGACAGTTTGTTCCCAGTACACCATCTTGCCATGAGTTCTTCCTCTGCTTTATTCCATTCCTAATAAACattgaaaaagaaatatcaaaaacCCATTTAAGTATGATCCAATCAGAAATAGTATAAGAGGTTACCAGGTCAAGAGGAAAGGTTGGTCAAGTTTGTTGATGAGATTGAGGATGATGTTGTCATTAGTCACAACTTCAAGCTTTGGACCAGGAAACTGACCATTGATCAGAATcacctaaaacaaacaaaaatatatcaatcaagagttttttttaaaaagggtcAGAGCATCAAACAAAAAATGGATCTCAGAATGTCCATAAGTAGAAACTGTTGTTTTGTGTACTCATTTGTACCTGTTGAGGGACACCAAGAGGAGAGATAATGCCATAAGTCACTGTCCAAGTGTAAAACTTGTAAGGGCTTTCTCCTTTCACTGACACCAAACTGATCAACAAAGATCCAAGAAGGAGAATATGAAGCAAAGATGTTGCTTTCCCTCTTGCCATTTGAAGAATGATACTGACAGGAGACTGAAGACAGCTCAAAGGCTCTTTCTCCTCAAATGGGATTGAGAAATGTAGAGGACTTTGGTCTATAAAAATGCAATTAGATAGCGAGAGTTGCGGGTGACATTATTAAATgagatttaaaaattctaatacaAAAGGTAGTTCTAATAATCAATGACAGTGAAGATCTCGAGAGAGTTTTcgctttattttatttgtttgtttggtcAAAGTAATTAAATTCAACTATTCATCAATTAACTTCAACAATTTTTACACTATTTAACTTTTAGACACATGTTTCctctattaaattttaaatgtttgtcGACATATctttatatctttatatataaagttaattttttctcttcttaaGACAAGTGGCAAGAGAGTTTGATGACATGtgtctttcatatatattttttttacattttaagtcatttttcttatagattATTGCAATTTAGCGAAGTACTTTCTAATTATGCATTATTTACTCTTTTAATATTAACAATCTTtgtataaaatttgataatttattttattggtcactaaaattcaagatgaataaaaaatctttatatataaaattaataaataattttaaatattttctattatttttgttattttaccattttctattattttatgagGAGATGATTcatgatgaggaagaagagaagcacGACGGGCAAAGCCAAGATAAACTTATGTATACAGACTCCCAATCACAACAGGAGAGGTATGATTCGGGAAGAGGCGTCGGTATGGATATCGAGGAAGAGGTCGTGGTAGATTTGGATATCAACAAAACAGATATTATAGGCAAGAGAGAGACGCATCAAAGGTTGAGTGTTACCGATGTGATAAGATAGATCACTTCGCTCAGAACTGCCCTACAACTTCCACAAATAACcaaactaataagaaaaaactAGAATACAACACATAATCTAAACCTACAACTTCcacaaccaaaagaaaaaagctAAATACTATagtaacactaactcaataaaaGTCTGGAGCTGGAAAAAGATCAACAAAGAAAACTAACTTATCTCATCTTACCAATAATATCATGGATAAAACAAGCAGATGTTAGAAAAGATAAAAGGATATTCCTTCTGTTCcaaaatatttgatgttttgagtGTATGCACAAGAATTAAGGTATAcacttttttctaaaaaaacattaaaaatataaaccaaaattaattaatccaatcctttaaaataaatataaaacatcactggtcacacagttttcaataaaatttaaattaatataaaatatcaaaacatcatctattttgaaacatcataaactttctaaaacatcatctattttggaaCAGGTGAAGTAAAATATAAGACAAAGCATTCCTCCGAGCTCAAAGGAGTGTGATCAAGCACCAAcccaaaaaatccaaaaacctcAAAAAGGTCAGAGAAAGAATAATCATCAGGAGACCAGAGTCACCACGAAAGAAGACACATGCCTCAAGCACCGGAATCACAACCACCAGCTAAAAGGTAAGAAGCACCTTACAAAATAAACAAGCACATACAAGACGTTCATGCCAGCgaagaaccacaaagctctaagtagaagagaccaaagctccaaagactaactccgcacacctaCACCATGGAAagcaagagaagaaaagaaacaacctgAGGGAGGGAGACTGGAAGCCTACCACCGAAAAACAAGAGCTCAAACTTTAGACTAGAAATAACCTTCCAAGCACACAAAGCATACACAGAagaaaacactatccaaacctggaGTAGCAAATATGGCGAAAAAAGAGCCACCAGAGAAGCGAGCAACAATGAAAGGGCTAcaagatgagagaacaaagatAGAAAAGGAGACGAAACAAAATCATCAAACCGTGGAGCCATCCTCGAACTATGAAAaagagcatagaagtcagatcaccaacaatcagatcttgaaaaccaagacgagcagaGACTATCGACGGCAAGTCAACGAGAGGAAGACAACATCAAAGACAACtgaactctgacccaacccaacGAGATGTAGTTCCTAAAATTagccaaaatctaaaaaagaaGCGGACCAATATTGACCAAAACAACCTACAACACAGTGAAAAACAACCGCACAATTGGAAATTCGTAAGCATAATCTATAACAAATGCCAGATAATATCACAAGAGATGAATGTGaggaaaaacaagaacaaaaaggTGAGTCTTTTCTCAGTGATGGCGAGATGCGCCACACACCGGAAAGGTAAGCGAATTACATAGATGGGGACGGCTCAAGGTCAAAATATGGAGAATggccaaaaaaaatttaaaagagtaatgttcaaaaatgtgacaaattaaaatacaattctAACGCTAAAACCATCaatcttaaaattaacaaatgcctaaatgcaaagttattaaaattcaatataattttcattagaaGCTCACTTCACCACACAAGTACTATTATACACACAGcaacacattattgaaaaacaaacacataatatattaacatattatcTAATACTATATAACacaataaaacatcaaataattctCTTTACAAATAAGACTGACCACTTAATTACATCATCCAAAAAATCATAtctaacaacaataaaataatatcccgcgcgaagcgcggacaccctTCTAGTTAAATCTATTCTCTACTCAGGTAACTTTCACATTAAAATTGTACTATACGttgtttggtttaaaattaatttacatttttgAGGAAAATAAAATCACAATAAAGTTGTCAATGTGAATAAAGGACAGTGGATAACGCGGTGCAAACGGAATTGAATGGCTTCACGCGTTTTAGTTATGATTATTGCTTCCAGCCAAAGGTTAGTAAAAATATTCCGGTAACGATTCCATAAAAAGGtaaatgaaattaaattaaaaatataaaagtgaaccAGAAAGAAAATGAGTACTGAAGATAAACTTTGCGTAAATTTGATGTCCTAATTTATCGCCGCTGATTAGTGACTAAATTCGCTCTGTTTCTGTTTCCTTCGTGTTCATGTTCTAGTTTCTGCAATATGataatgacatttttttttgtaactcaaTATGATATGgggataatttgaaaaatactctatttatagtttaaaatttgaataatatacttatattttcaagtttttaaaagtacattttttaaaatgtgataAGCCATTTTTATCCAAATTTGAATAAAAGAATTATGTATTCTAATTACTACTAAATTACAAATtcaatattactattattattgtttatgtttataATACAATTTTTCTGATTTCATGTATCCTCGTAGATCTTTGCAGTaccgagaaaaaaaaatctatcaccGCAGCATCGAAGTATGTCAATTTTTGAATTAGTGGATGTATGTGCTTGCTTCATTATGTCAATTTCAGAAGAAATGTATCCCAATTGTTTATGTATGATGATCTCAGTAAACTGATCTAAACTTTCCAAGCCTAAAGTGTGTGTCTTGAGCATTCAAAACATGTTTTGGAAACTTACTTTGATGTCTGTGGGACAAAATTGGAATGTAGAAGATCTATCACTCATGAGACACATCAAACAATATACAAAGATTATCGTACTGTATAAATGATACTACTTTTGATGTtttctgaatcaaaagaaaaccaaaaggcTATATAGAAACCTTATTCAAGTCTTCTTTTAAAAGATGTAATACTAATCTTAACATGATAAGAAATCATATGACGAAACTACTGCAGCCGTAGATGTTGGCTATACAAAGCCGATGTCTACGAGATTAGACGACGAGaatatacaaaatcaaattacaCCTAAGAATATTGGTGACAAAATAACACAAACATATAAGCCCTACAAAAATGGAGAactagaggaagaagaagatgatacaaATAAATGGAGACCCATAGAGAAATGAGGAGATAGGGAAAATGGAAAAACgtcaatttttaagttttttcatcaaaataaatGTAAGATATCGTATAATAAGATATTATACACAGATTTAGGAGTGTTATTAAAAGCAAAAAACaatctgtaaaataaaaatatttatttagattGGGTAATTTAGTCATTTAACTTAAATcaaagtgtagttttcaaaaaaagataaatgaaattatagttttcaaaataaaatctcACGTAAATGTATTTATCCAAATTTTCCCATATGATAATGACATTTGTGAAAGAAAAGAGGAGTACCTGTCTATTTagtattgttgacaaaaaaaactgtCTATTTAGTATTAATCATTACGGTAATCTGCCTTCTTGAAAGGTGAAAATCtgattaaacatattttttgtattattatttattcatttcAAGTTTTTAAATCTCGCGGCTGGGAAATATGTTTCACGATCTACGGACTGATcgattatatataacattatattttgtgattttttttttgagaaaaggcTTATTTTGTGAAAATTGCTACTTTtctttatcattaatttatagaaatataaaatgttatttacCGGCCCAAGAAATGAAATATAGAAAAGTAAAACAGATTTTTAAAAGAATGTATATATGTtcattataaatttatgaattGGAGGATCAGAGGTCCATGCATGGACTCCATGCAACCGTGAGACCAGAGCTGTGTTTGGGATAAAACTGTTGTATTAATGAAAgagtttttagtaattaaattcCTCAACTAAGATGAAtcgttaaaaacaaaattctcaACTAAAAATCTTACGAAATAAATCTTCAACTTTAGTTCCGTTAACGTATATTACTCCATCTAAAAAATCATGACGGAAGGTGACATATATTAAACAGTTTATAAGTTGAAGGTTTATTatgttgaaaacttagttgAGAGATTTTATTCCAGTTTAAAAATAGGTGAAgattttatcactaaaagtcatttaatgttttataatctttattatcatttatgcAATGTCTTTAATTGATTTATAAgctattaaaactaatttataaatttttacacATTACTTTGTCAATCTTATAACCAATTTAAAAAagttcataaatattttaatacttttacaaATAGTTAATAAGGTTTCACAATGATTTTATAAGCTTTTACCATTCCCGCTACTTgttagaataaaataatataattttatacgtGATACTACAGAAACATAAAGTAATACTACAAAACATGaagtaatacaataaataaacaataatagatcaaagatattattttatggatcaataaaacaaaaatacaacatattggtTCAGAAATCAAGaagaataacaataataatGCATTATTTGTCGGGGATAGGAGGAAAGTATGAGCCAAAAGTCTGAAATCGTGACAATAAGAAAAGAAGACTAGCATATTACTTTAAATAGGAAGATTGATTTCATGGATAAATTATCCTCGACACTACTTAAGacttaatatttctaaattatattaagttttaagtAGTGTTGAAAACTATTAATTTAGatacattaattttatattaaagcaATGTATAaggatttataaattattttcaaaagctcataaatcaattttaaataatgcataaaaaataataaaggttctaaaatatttaatgaatTTTAATGATAAAATCCTTCAACCACTTTTGAATCGGAAGAAAATCCTTcaactaagttttcaacattataaaccctgaacttataaaccgttaacaTATATCATCTTTCGTCATGGTTATTTTGACGGAAGGTAACATATGTAACATAAttaaagttgagggtttatttcattaaataaaataatcaaaatagtctatttttattttgaaaataaacaaaatagtctatttttattttgataaagaGATACGGAgagttattttgaaaataacaaaaatagccctcaataagaaaaataatcaaaatagtctatttttattttgaaaattttaattttaattttttattttttaaaatttgaaatcctatTCTCAAAATTCAACTTCTTAACTTTAAACattaaatctagattagttaacccgatgatataaatatatttttactcatTAATAACAGTCTGTttagtcattttcttcattgataGCTAATTTACTGAAAGCTAATTTGTGACAAAAAGTTACGTACAGTCAAGGTAATTTCTCAATGATCAAATAAGATGAATTAGTTGATCAAAAAGATGGTTTACAGCCAACAATCTCAAGTTTAACAGAATGGCTCCGCCCCTGATTACGTTCACTTACGTACAGTCAAGCTAAACTGTAAGTGTGTAAATATTGTGAAAGTTGATAGTTGACTCTGTGAACAATATGTAAGAAACAAGTCAACcaaaaaaagacaataaaaaaTCGTATTTAAACAGAATAAAGATGTGTCGGGAGGTTTATCAAGAGAAAGTAGGAAGCATGTGGGGGGGGAAGGGTAGTTGATTAAGCATCATTGCTTAACATCAACCactaattttgattatttttaacttGTCGTCTCTTAATCACTAATTATTAAAGATTAATAAAGTGAAACAAACCACAAGAGTCAAGGGCTGGCCGTATTCGGAAAATATGTGGAAGCTCTCACTATAATGGACAGAGTCACATGCGATGTCTCTCTTTACTGTCTTGTATCTGTGATGAtttgttatttcttttgtaaattctgaatattgattttgtaatctctaatatttattaataaaattgtttttttgcagaaaataaTACACATCCTTTTTCATGTTTGATGGGCCcaaataattataaagttttgctaaaaaaataaagaaatttttacACGTAGAGACACATTTTGTCTTATCAATTACACTGTAAGACACATTGTGCTTGTAAAGCACTTTCTAGTGTTAAAAAGACCAAAAACTTCCTAACcgaaaaattatatacattaacatttttttattttttcttttgtctctttCGTTCTTTCAACGTGACTTTATTCAAATTTCATCTTCCAATGATTCTatcacctctttttttttctctctaacacaaaaggaaaaaaaggcAAACCGAGAGACTACAACttgtaaaaaaatgaaaagatgtagaaaaagaagaaggtagTTTGAACTTCTCATCTTCTAAATCCTAGATTCTCCGAATTTGTCTgatcttttaaaatctttttaatCGATTCTTGTTTTGTTGGTTTCTTAGTGTTGTTGTGGATTTCAAAATCCAGATCTGCAAAGTTACAATTTCAGAATCCAGATCTGCAAAAGATGTGGACGGATAGCGTGTGGATGGGGGTTGCGTGGATAAGTGGTGTGTGGATAGCTGGAGCGTGGATGAGTTATGCGTGGATGGTTGAACAAATCTCTGGGAACTAGTGGGTGGCTTCAACCGAGGAGATTCTTTCCACAAAGAAGATTATCTTTCTTACTTTTCCTACATCGAACACAAACTATAAATTCATGTATTTGATGAAATCTAATCCtcacttttttttaaattatgtccACATTTTCTTTGTCCACAATTCattcatttatattattttttcgtGGATGGCTTATCCATCCAATACTatctacaatattttaattataaaatcattttctatgtttttatttttaaatttctaaagtatatataaatggATGTCGAAATGTAGAGGGtgaaaagttaaaatttattacatcaaatttatttatttatatttattaatatttgagataaaaaCAAATAAGTAAATGAGGTTGAAATTAATAACAAAGCTCTTATCAGGGGTATTATTGTCCGATCAAATAACAAGTGCCAAGGAAAAGTGCCTCAAATGTTGAATGTGTCTCTGAATGTAAGACAAACTCAGAATGTGACCCACTGTGTAAACAACTCAAAAATAAGAGAGGCAGTTTCGAAGTAATTGCGCGGCAAGTGGGAGGAAGAAAGAATGGGACCAGTGGACAAGAACAAAAGGAGATTGCTTACCATTGAGCAGAAGCTTTAGATCttaagagcaccattaacccaGGTGCTTAATGAGGGTGCTTAAtaatttttggatttaaaaaaaaatgaagtaatTATAGAAGAATCGATGCTTAATTAAGCGTTTGAAAAAGCACGTCTTATTGGACACGTGTGGTTCTCTCATCACTCCGcgttcctttctctctctctctcacgaaaCACAAGTCTCTTGTGTTTCTCTCTCGACGACTCTGCCGATCTCGTCTTTTCTCTCAACGAAACCGATCTCCCCTCGACGCTTCCGTGATCAATCGACGATGATCTCTCCTCGTCTCTCTCGATCTCCTCGACGCCTCCGTGATCAATCGACGATCTCTCCTCGTATCTCTCGATCTCCTCGACGAAATCGACGATGATCTCtcctcgtctctctctctcctcgacGCCTCCGACGATGATCTCTCCCTGTGGGGGTTCTTTAAAACCTGTCAGAATCTATCGAcaatattatagatattaacttTTTCCCTGTGTTTTCgcttaaaagaaagaaagaaagaatgagCGATTGTCTTGGGGGAGCTTTGGTCTCTGAGGTTCTGAAAGGTTTGATCAAAGAGGCTAAGACGGTGATAGATTTCAAACTCTTGTTTGAAGAACTCGCATCAACCATGAAGATAATGATTCCTCTTACGGAGCAGATCGATACGATCCAAGGGAACGCAGACTTTGATTTTGGGGATCTCAAGGAAACCATCCAAAGAGCTAGGAAAGTGGTTGATAAGTGTCAACGGACGTCTGGTTTTACGAGAAACTTACGCTCTCAAGAAAGATTAAGGGAATCAATAAGGATATGTTCAAGTTCTGCCAGATGGACCTACAGCTTCTTCAGTACCGGTACCTGGAGAACCTCAATGATAAGGTTGACGGTTTAAGCAAGAGAGTGGATAGCTTGATTGTTCCTCCGCCGTCGTCCGTTTCTACGGCTCTTTGTTCTGTTCCAAAGCCTGTGAAGGATTTCGTTAGAAGAAGCTCCTTGATGATGATTCCCTTGCTTCTCTTGTGGTTTGCGCTCCTCCCGGGTGCGGGAAGACCACGCTCGTTACTAAGCTTTGCCACGACCAAGACATCAAAGGTATTCTGACTACATTTTAAAGTGTCTTTCTCTTTCACCTGAGAATTTCTTCACACACTCTTTGTTTCAATTGGCAGGAAAGTTCGTCGAGCATGTCTTCTATTGGGATATCTCAAGTACCCTTAACTTGAGCTCATGGTTCAGCATTTACTCCCGAGCAACGAGTACAAAGACCTTACATTTGCCAACGACTCTCAAGCAGCTAGTGCCTTTGGAAATTTGCTAGAGAACCTTTAAAGGAAAT encodes:
- the LOC106431180 gene encoding L-ascorbate oxidase homolog, with protein sequence MARGKATSLLHILLLGSLLISLVSVKGESPYKFYTWTVTYGIISPLGVPQQVILINGQFPGPKLEVVTNDNIILNLINKLDQPFLLTWNGIKQRKNSWQDGVLGTNCPIPPNSNFTYKFQTKDQIGTYNYFPSTAFHKAAGGFGAINVYARPRIPIPYPLPVSDFTLLIGDWFKTNHKTLQQRLDSGGVLPFPDGMLINGQTQTSFTGDQGKTYMLRISNVGLSSTFNFRIQGHKMKVVEVEGSHVIQNDYESLDVHVGQSLSLLVTLNQPPKDYYIVASTRFLRRKLNFTGLLRYSNSRVPASGAPPPLPPGELIWSMRQARTFRWNLTANAARPNPQGSFHYGKIKPTKSFVFSNSAPLINGKQRYAVNGVSYVNSETPVKLADHFNIAGVFSTNAIQSFPSNSRVTVATSVVQASLHDFLEIVFQNNEKSVQSWHLDGYDFWVVGFGSGQWTPAKRRLYNLADALTRHTTQVYPNAWTTILVSLDNQGMWSMRSARWDRQYLGQQFYLKVWDPVKSLANEYNPPDNLLRCGKAVGRHL